The genomic interval CATCATAAGGCATTTTCTTAGTCATCACGTGACACGATCAATCAATGGAAAGTGCTGGAGCATTGTCAAGATACAAATGTCTGGATGCAAAAGTTGGTTCAATTGATGATTTTATCATCCAGTAAGGCAGTTCATGCTAGATATTATTGCTGGTATGCTATTAGGAATATCAAACTTCGCAGCTAATGATAGCCGGTAACTAGCAGGAAAGAGACAGTGCAATATTCCAAAGTAAAATTCCTTCAATTATGCAAGAAAAATTCTTGTGCAATTCATCTGATTTTCATTTCCAGGTTATCATGAAATACTTTTACAGCTAACCAAGAGTTTGAAGTCAACAATATCTCACCTCATTATTTTCATCGGACATGGAATTATCGCCTATGACTTCTTCtgggtcttcttcctcctcttcctccagaTCTTCTTCCCTTCCATTCGTTGGTGAATTATCTATATCCTTGACATCTGTTTCAAGCTCTGATTCCTCCTTTTCACTCTCGGAATACTCATTCGCCTGATGCCTGGGTACATCAGCAGATGAAACAGCTTTCCCTACATTTTCCTGAAATCATGAACAcgaaattatgaataaattggCATCAGTTTTATCAAAATAAGATGGCTCCAACAATGACCTTTACAGTAGTTGCACGTCCCTCAGAACGTGCTTCCACCTCCAAGTCATCCACAAGATGTGCACGATCTGGGCCTTGGTGCCAATTGTAACCAACTCCACGTGCATCATCCTACACCCATCACCGGCGGAGCCAGGGGGTGGTCCGGGTGGTCACCggaccacccaaaaaaatgcTAATCAGCCCTTAATATccaaaaaatgataatttttatcgATTGGTATTCTCGCAAATGACGTAACATGATCATCTTTATTGAACgggatgttttttaaaatggatGCAGAAGATATAATGAATACTTTTATAGCCATTAGAATTTAGAAGTCATAGACTTGATAAGAAGAAATGTAGTATGGTAatattctttaaatttttctagGTATTTAAGCTTCTATTTTATTGCGGGGAAGCCATATAtgtttctttgaatcaaaattttacttaactactaattttatatgttttaagatgctttattcatatattctaGTGTACTTGTAGTCTATTCTATTATCTatacttgcatatatatatgtgtgtgtgtgtgttagcATACTGTGTTTACGAAAAAAAATCGGTCGGACCACCCATATCCTAAATCCTAGCTTCGCCACTGACACCCATCATGGAATTCCCACGAAATTACCATGAGAATTACCATCGATGATTCAAAACAGAATCAGAGTTTGCTTGAAACTAGCACCCCCCAGAAAATGTCCAGCATAGCATATTTTGCATGTGAGGGATTAAAAGAGTAATTTTCCAAGAAGGATGAGCGGTAAAGACAGCATAACTGTTTTTAGAAATGCACATATTATTATAAGAGGAATGCTTAACTCCCCAAAAACTGCAGTTCCGACAACTTAAAGTGGATTGGAAGACTGAGATTACTTTCATGATCAGTAATATGATGATATCTTTAAACTTATTAAGAAAATTCCTAATACCAGGCTTCAACCCATCTACACATGCGGCCCCAAGACAGTGACTACATAGCTGCCTGCTAATTCCCATGCAGTTGGTTGAACACATGGCCATGGCTGTGGGAGGGCACAATGGTAGCCTCTGCTGTGGCTCATGGGACCATGTGAGGCTATGGAAGCAATAGTTTTTTACCTTTTCGTTGCAACCACTTATCGAACATATGGTCATGGCCATTTAgtgaatatgatttttatatctcAAACAGAAATTTTGCATGTCTACCTAGTTAAATGCAAGAGATCACTCAAGCATGTATGGTCAAATAAGTATActtgacatttttttctcaaaaacgcAGGAGAGCCAGTATACTTGACGTTGATCActgttaaagaaaaaaaataaggatagGTATATGTAGATATCATTCTCTCACATGAGGACTTGACGGCAATATCACTGATTGAAAAGAATTagggattaattaattagacatAGTGGATCTAAATGTTTGGTTTCAGATCCTAACTGGATGGGTCCTTATGTTACTAATTTGCCCCATCccccaagaaataattaatttgttaacTTTGAAGATTTGTGCAAAATTAGAGTGGAAGTGGAAGAGTGTGGGAGCAccctaattataaaattgcctcttgaatgaaaaaactcaatacttagagcatctccaagagaatgctaatattttgttatccaaaaacttgtattggattcatcttaaaaaaatattgggcaTAAAAATTACTCACTCCTccaatagaaatttaaaaatgaataacttgtattaggaacCCATATTTTTGCCCCAAATTTAGGATACAATTGAGATAATTTTAGGCATGAgtaaatattaggaatgtatttggtaacctgttggagatatattttctagtccaattcccaaaatttggttttagagatcaattttagacatctcttggagatgctctaaggcaAGAAACTAACCTCATCTAATGCATCTTCCAGAAAAACAGGGGTAAGTTTCTGCTTTTGATATTTGCGCTTCACCTGTTCTCTTTTTCGTTGAAGACTTGAATTAGCTcgaatattttcttcttcagcCTGTGTATATCATATATCAGTAAAAAGCTAAAACTTCATCCAAGTCTTTCcttcaaaaaatattcatcCCAAGTCAAAATAGACAATTTTTACATAATGAGAAGAGCAATATCACAATGATTTGCATGTGTTTGATGATGAAATCATCGAGGCAATCCCAATACGACATATAATATGTAAGCCCAAAAAAAGGACcatgaatttaaattatgcACCATAAAGAAACCCACCGGTacagacatttttttttagtatattGTTCCTTCAAGTACATAAGCACATACCCCCACCCCCCATAAAAAGAGAGATAAGTTTGCCTGGCAGGCAGTGTAGTCATCACGTACATAGACGTCCCACACCTAAACATTAGCCGGTAGCCACAATTTACGGTTGGAGATGGATGAACATTAAGTTGGAGGTATACATTCTGATCAAATCAACTAGTTAGAATAACCAGTGATTGTTGCTACAAATCATGTAAGTGATGTTTAGTGCAAGTCCTAAAGAAAGTAAGCTGTAAGCTTACAGGAACATAAATTGATACATACTATTGAGGTGCTGTGTACATATAACAGAACCTTTtattaccttttctttttcttccttcacCTTCTCAGGATCTTTTTCATCAATCCATGTTTGCATCTTaattgttttcttgttttgagAATTAACAAGAGCAGTTAATGAGCGATGGGATCTTGAGGACAGTGAAGAAGGCATACATCTCATCTTCTGTAAAAGCCTTCCTTGTGATTGCATAAGCCCCTGAGGAAGAAGTCGGTTGTGAATTATGAACATGATTGATCACAGTGATGAGATTATATAAAAGTGCATAGATGAAATAATTGCCTTTCCATTCCTCAGAAACAGGTGGGAATTATCATGATTTGACTCATTTACAGACATATCAAGAACTTCATTGCCGATCAGCAGTTGCATACTTCCATCTTTCCACTTTACAAAACGTGCATTGCTTTCATACTGCAAGAAATAAATGCTTAAAAACTCAACAATGATTGAGAAGAATAACAGTCATGAGCCATTACAGCTTATACAGAGCATCAATGAGATGCAAGAGCACTGATATCTTAATTCTCACATACAAACTTGAATGATACTAGAACATAAAATCTGACAGCTTGCAATGCCTAAGAAAAGTCATAAAATTGTTTTCTCCTAAGATATAAATCCCATAGTAAAAACGATAAAAAATGTCATAGTGATAGAGTGCAGAGAACAGTGGGTGCAATCCACTAGCCACTTTAATGAGTTAGACAGCTCCCAAAGAAAGTGAAAGTGTTTATAAGGAAGAAGAAACTCCAAAAcattacataaataatatgaCAAGAAAATTTGACTCACAGATTCAGTGCCATCATCATTCTTAGAAATTCTCCAGCGGACAACATTATCCTTCAACTGTATCTTTTTCCTTCCCCCAGATTCATCTGTCATGGAAGCATCCTCTTCCACATATGTTTCAGGATCAAAAGGTTTTGGATTTACCCCCATAATATTTGAAACCTTGATCACATTCatctagaaaaatgaaaccagTCAGACACAGAAATCTAATTGTGCAATGCGCCAAAAAAAACCACATGAGCTCATAGAACAGGTATTATTGCTAATTATGAGAAACTTTGGAGTTATGACAGAGAACTATAAGATTACATTTGTTCAAACATTATTGTTTCAGAAGCGAGAAGCATggaatcaattttttttatccttggtCAACAACAGAACTACTCCCTACGTTTTTGAATAATCGACACTCTTGAACAAGACATGCATACCAAGgaaactgtgtttttaatcTAAAGTGATCAGAATACTACCTCAGTAGTATCTCACACATGAATTTaggtggaaaagaaaagggcatGCATTGAGgttaatggaaaaaaaaaggtcttgGGAAGCATGGAGTGCCAAGTATTTGAAACCAAGAAGATTGTTCTATAGAGCCAATTGTTCGataatggagggagtatcttcATAGATATGCATTGATTGGACACAAATATGGGACAGTAATGTAGTTAGAAATGCTAAGCCTGGTAGCAAAATACTTGGTGAAAGATATAGTTTACTGCTAAGTGTGTCCTAATATTACAGAAACTCACTCTATCAGGTTGACCAGGTGGCAGCATATGTGGAACCACCAAGTTCAGCGGAGGACCAAGTGGCTTATCTTTCATTTGATGTTCAATATTTCCTTCCAGTTCATAATGCTTATCTTCATGAAGCATGCCCTCTGACTGCAATTCCTCATAGTGGCCTTCATCATTCATAAGTGATCCCTGCAAAGATGCAGGATTTGTTCCTACGTTAAGTGATTCCCAAGGGCTTAAAACACATATGGAAACAGTGAAATAAATTTCCCTAAAAGATTAGTACAAACATAGATATACTGCCTATTCATGCGAAGAATAATCATGCAGAAAAAGAAGTGCCAGACCAGATAAAACAACTCTATTTACCAGAAACAAGAATAGTGCTTCctctattaaaaaatgatgAGGATGGCTGACATCAAACCTTTAAAACTTCCACTACAAATATCTCGttggattttcttttagatcacaTAATTAAATCATTTGATACATCAAggcttttcttgaaaaatGCTTAGCAGCCAAATTTGTTGTTTCTCAATACTGTGCAATGTTAAAAGGGTGACCTGTTTGTCACTGGATGGTGTAATACTCCTCTCtcgtttttaaattatatgcCAAGGCACATGGAACCGGTGATTAGGAGAACATGTATTGCTGACACTCCAATATCATCTCaatacacataaaaataaacaaaaactgACATAAATAGAGCAAAACGTTACACACAGAATAGATAAGTTAAGAAGTTAATTCATTTGTTGTCTCACATGAGCATCTTCATTGTCATCTTGAGCACCATATGGAGCAAActcatcttcatcatcattaCCAAAAACATTATGGACAACTTCATGGTCTTTGTAATCCTCTATTGACCTGAAGCAGGATTAGATGTCAGGTGTTACTGCACTACAGCAAAGGTTGGGAAGGATGAAAAGTCAAGACACTGGATAAAATAGGTGAATTCTGTTGTCAGCAGAAGATGATTATCACTCGAATAATCAACTCGAAAATGACAGATGCTAGCTTTCATATTATATTGCATGATACTCCAGTAGTCATAAGACATTAAGACCCTCAGAATTAGAGGCAGCACACCTTATTTCGTTGGTTACTGTTCTCTTGACATGGTTTCCCTCTACAGTAGTCACGCCTTTTCTGTGACCTTGTGTACTCTGATTGTCAAGTTCCGTTATCATGAGTATCACCGTCAATTTCCTGAGCCATGCGACCTTGTGTACTCTGATTGCCAAGTTCCGTATCATGAGCATCACTCTCAATTTCCTGAGCCATG from Oryza brachyantha chromosome 3, ObraRS2, whole genome shotgun sequence carries:
- the LOC102701803 gene encoding protein LEO1 homolog, which produces MADGCGTGSGDVDEKRNQMMQNIFGDENESEEKVVEEEVDQADDDDTGASGGDRGPGGGGGGEQQQNRLSPPPAAAEDEHELDKGHDGDEWEEVQGERQGSGGMAQEIESDAHDTELGNQSTQGHRKGVTTVEGNHVKRTVTNEIRSIEDYKDHEVVHNVFGNDDEDEFAPYGAQDDNEDAHGSLMNDEGHYEELQSEGMLHEDKHYELEGNIEHQMKDKPLGPPLNLVVPHMLPPGQPDRMNVIKVSNIMGVNPKPFDPETYVEEDASMTDESGGRKKIQLKDNVVRWRISKNDDGTESYESNARFVKWKDGSMQLLIGNEVLDMSVNESNHDNSHLFLRNGKGLMQSQGRLLQKMRCMPSSLSSRSHRSLTALVNSQNKKTIKMQTWIDEKDPEKVKEEKEKAEEENIRANSSLQRKREQVKRKYQKQKLTPVFLEDALDEDDARGVGYNWHQGPDRAHLVDDLEVEARSEGRATTVKENVGKAVSSADVPRHQANEYSESEKEESELETDVKDIDNSPTNGREEDLEEEEEEDPEEVIGDNSMSDENNEEQEHVNKHKGIDSDNESPPRKPPVNRRKIVVFDSDDE